From Rhodamnia argentea isolate NSW1041297 chromosome 10, ASM2092103v1, whole genome shotgun sequence, a single genomic window includes:
- the LOC115730300 gene encoding CCR4-NOT transcription complex subunit 3 isoform X2, giving the protein MGASRKLQGEIDRVLKKVQEGVDVFDSIWNKVYDTDNANQKEKFEAELKKEIKKLQRYRDQIKTWIQSSEIKDKKALMDARKLIEREMERFKICEKETKTKAFSKEGLGQQPKTDPKEKAKSETRDWLNTVVGELETQIDIFEAEIEGLSVKKGKTKPPRLTHLETSITRHKAHIIKLELILRLLDNDELSPEQVNDVKEFLDDYVDRNQEDFEEFSDVDELYSTLPLDKVESLEELVTIGPPGLIKGTPLGLKTSLTATASQPTATTTASQQLVTPAQEQVEEATSHDGSSDVSTKMPPAKISVVVSPSAAAATTGHTIPVASNIPSHSMAVPSTMSAGVTSVRVTSEIAGAPSSSTAGLASPIKEEENGSHPARRSSPALADAGLVRGIGKGALSSQTLSNLPLSSSSVSSNATLGAVPSASDITKRNILVTDDRLGSSGLVQPPVAPFGNRQVLPQNIKANDGSALVDPASVDNTAIAGRVFSPPVVSNMPWRPGSSFPQNEAVQLRGRTEIAPDQREKFLQRLQQVQQQGHSNLLGMPPLAGGNHKQFSPQQQNPLLPQFNAPIASVAPQVGLGLGLQTPGVNGAVAATIQQPSPIQQTSPQGTGLAKLEEQQQQQQQQNMPDESTESVAVTGIGKSTNDDDLKSPHPLDASAGAAASFTEPSQVPRDTDLSPGQPLLSAQPSASLGVIGRKSVSDLGAIGDYLSGSTISTSSGGMQDQLYNLQMLEAAYHRLPQPKDSERLRSYVPRHPALTPSSFPQVQAPIVNNPLLWDRLGPDTLFFAFYYQQNTYQQYLAAKELKKQSWRYHKKYNTWFQRHEEPQIATDEYEQGTYVYFDFHVSNDDLKHGWCQRIKTEFRFEYNYLEDELMS; this is encoded by the exons ATGGGAGCGAGTCGAAAGCTTCAGGGAGAGATCGACCGAGTGCTGAAGAAGGTCCAGGAGGGCGTCGACGTCTTCGACAGCATCTGGAACAAG GTTTACGACACGGACAATGCGAACCAGAAGGAGAAGTTCGAGGCCGAATTGAAGAAGGAGATTAAGAAGCTGCAGAGGTACAGGGATCAGATCAAGACGTGGATACAGTCCAGTGAAATCAAGGACAAGAAG GCTCTGATGGATGCACGCAAGCTTATTGAGCGTGAAATGGAGAGATTTAAGATCTGCGAAAAGGAGACTAAAACGAAAGCATTCTCTAAGGAAGGGCTGGGTCAACAACCTAAAACT GATCCAAAAGAGAAGGCTAAATCAGAGACTAGGGACTGGTTGAACACTGTG GTTGGGGAGTTGGAAACCCAGATTGATATCTTTGAAGCTGAGATTGAGGGGCTATCTGTTAAGAAAGGAAAGACGAAGCCTCCCAGATTG ACACATTTAGAGACATCTATTACTCGGCACAAGGCTCATATAATAAAGTTGGAGCTGATTTTGAGACTTTTGGATAATGATGAATTGAGTCCTGAGCAGGTCAACGACGTTAAGGAGTTCTTGGACGATTATGTTGATCGTAATCAG GAGGATTTTGAGGAATTCAGTGATGTTGATGAACTCTATAGCACATTACCATTAGATAAGGTCGAATCTCTTGAAGAATTGGTAACCATTGGTCCTCCTGGTCTCATCAAg GGGACACCCCTAGGCTTAAAGACTTCTCTGACTGCCACAGCATCTCAACCAACG GCGACTACCACGGCTAGTCAACAACTAGTTACACCAGCCCAGGAACAAGTTGAGGAGGCGACCTCTCATGATGGTAGTTCTGACGTATCTACAAAAATGCCACCTGCCAAAATTAGTGTAGTGGTCTCtccatcagcagcagcagctacTACTGGTCATACCATACCTGTTGCATCCAATATTCCTTCTCATAGCATGGCGGTGCCATCAACTATGTCAGCAGGTGTAACTTCTGTTCGAGTTACTTCCGAAATTGCAGGTGCTCCTAGTTCATCAACTGCAGGCCTTGCTAGTCCTatcaaagaagaggaaaatgggaGCCATCCTGCTCGTCGATCATCTCCGGCTTTGGCTGATGCTGGACTTGTCAGAGGAATAGGAAAGGGGGCTCTATCCAGCCAAACATTATCCAATCTTCCTCTTTCGAGCAGTTCAGTTTCTAGCAATGCAACCCTTGGTGCAGTTCCTTCTGCTTCTGACATAACAAAGAGGAATATTTTAGTAACTGATGATAGACTCGGTAGCAGTGGCTTGGTACAGCCTCCAGTAGCCCCTTTTGGCAATAGACAGGTTTTGCCACAAAACATTAAGGCTAATGATGGAAGTGCCTTGGTTGATCCTGCTAGTGTCGATAACACAGCAATAGCTGGCAGAGTATTTTCGCCTCCTGTGGTGTCCAATATGCCATGGAGGCCTGGAAGTTCCTTTCCCCAGAATGAAGCG GTGCAGTTGCGAGGGAGAACTGAAATAGCACCTGACCAGAGGGAGAAATTTTTGCAACGGCTCCAACAAGTGCAACAGCAGGGACATAGCAACCTTCTGGGCATGCCTCCACTGGCAGGAGGAAACCATAAGCAGTTCTCTCCACAGCAGCAAAACCCACTCTTGCCGCAG TTCAATGCTCCGATCGCATCAGTTGCTCCTCAAGTTGGTCTTGGATTAGGATTACAGACACCGGGTGTTAATGGGGCAGTGGCTGCCACTATTCAACAACCAAGTCCCATCCAACAGACTAGTCCACAAG GAACTGGCCTTGCTAAATTggaggagcagcagcagcaacagcaacagcagaaTATGCCTGATGAATCAACTGAGTCTGTTGCTGTTACCGGAATTGGCAAGAGCACGAATGATGATGATTTGAAATCTCCACACCCATTAGATGCTTCT GCTGGAGCAGCTGCTTCTTTCACTGAGCCTTCTCAAGTGCCTAGGGATACTGACCTATCTCCTGGACAACCTCTGCTGTCCGCTCAACCTTCTGCAAGCCTTGGTGTCATTGGGCGGAAGAGTGTTTCTGATCTTGGTGCTATAGGAGATTATCTCAGTGGATCAACTATTAGTACTAGTAGTGGAGGAATGCAAGATCAGTTATACAATCTCCAGATGCTTGAGGCTGCATATCACAGACTTCCTCAACCCAAGGACTCTGAACGGCTGAGGAGCTATGTTCCG AGGCACCCTGCTCTCACgccttctagctttcctcaagTACAGGCACCAATTGTCAATAACCCTCTCCTTTGGGATAGATTAGGTCCTGATACGCTCTTCTTTGCATTTTACTATCAGCAG AACACCTATCAACAGTATTTAGCTGCAAAAGAGTTGAAAAAGCAATCTTGGAGataccacaaaaaatacaaTACATGGTTTCAGCGGCATGAGGAGCCACAGATTGCGACTGATGAATACGAGCAAGGAACTTATGTCTATTTTGATTTCCATGTTTCAAATGATGACCTAAAACATGGATG GTGTCAGAGGATCAAGACCGAGTTCAGATTCGAGTATAACTACCTTGAAGATGAGTTGATGTCATAA
- the LOC115730300 gene encoding CCR4-NOT transcription complex subunit 3 isoform X1, whose protein sequence is MGASRKLQGEIDRVLKKVQEGVDVFDSIWNKVYDTDNANQKEKFEAELKKEIKKLQRYRDQIKTWIQSSEIKDKKVSASYEQALMDARKLIEREMERFKICEKETKTKAFSKEGLGQQPKTDPKEKAKSETRDWLNTVVGELETQIDIFEAEIEGLSVKKGKTKPPRLTHLETSITRHKAHIIKLELILRLLDNDELSPEQVNDVKEFLDDYVDRNQEDFEEFSDVDELYSTLPLDKVESLEELVTIGPPGLIKGTPLGLKTSLTATASQPTATTTASQQLVTPAQEQVEEATSHDGSSDVSTKMPPAKISVVVSPSAAAATTGHTIPVASNIPSHSMAVPSTMSAGVTSVRVTSEIAGAPSSSTAGLASPIKEEENGSHPARRSSPALADAGLVRGIGKGALSSQTLSNLPLSSSSVSSNATLGAVPSASDITKRNILVTDDRLGSSGLVQPPVAPFGNRQVLPQNIKANDGSALVDPASVDNTAIAGRVFSPPVVSNMPWRPGSSFPQNEAVQLRGRTEIAPDQREKFLQRLQQVQQQGHSNLLGMPPLAGGNHKQFSPQQQNPLLPQFNAPIASVAPQVGLGLGLQTPGVNGAVAATIQQPSPIQQTSPQGTGLAKLEEQQQQQQQQNMPDESTESVAVTGIGKSTNDDDLKSPHPLDASAGAAASFTEPSQVPRDTDLSPGQPLLSAQPSASLGVIGRKSVSDLGAIGDYLSGSTISTSSGGMQDQLYNLQMLEAAYHRLPQPKDSERLRSYVPRHPALTPSSFPQVQAPIVNNPLLWDRLGPDTLFFAFYYQQNTYQQYLAAKELKKQSWRYHKKYNTWFQRHEEPQIATDEYEQGTYVYFDFHVSNDDLKHGWCQRIKTEFRFEYNYLEDELMS, encoded by the exons ATGGGAGCGAGTCGAAAGCTTCAGGGAGAGATCGACCGAGTGCTGAAGAAGGTCCAGGAGGGCGTCGACGTCTTCGACAGCATCTGGAACAAG GTTTACGACACGGACAATGCGAACCAGAAGGAGAAGTTCGAGGCCGAATTGAAGAAGGAGATTAAGAAGCTGCAGAGGTACAGGGATCAGATCAAGACGTGGATACAGTCCAGTGAAATCAAGGACAAGAAG GTTAGTGCCTCTTATGAGCAGGCTCTGATGGATGCACGCAAGCTTATTGAGCGTGAAATGGAGAGATTTAAGATCTGCGAAAAGGAGACTAAAACGAAAGCATTCTCTAAGGAAGGGCTGGGTCAACAACCTAAAACT GATCCAAAAGAGAAGGCTAAATCAGAGACTAGGGACTGGTTGAACACTGTG GTTGGGGAGTTGGAAACCCAGATTGATATCTTTGAAGCTGAGATTGAGGGGCTATCTGTTAAGAAAGGAAAGACGAAGCCTCCCAGATTG ACACATTTAGAGACATCTATTACTCGGCACAAGGCTCATATAATAAAGTTGGAGCTGATTTTGAGACTTTTGGATAATGATGAATTGAGTCCTGAGCAGGTCAACGACGTTAAGGAGTTCTTGGACGATTATGTTGATCGTAATCAG GAGGATTTTGAGGAATTCAGTGATGTTGATGAACTCTATAGCACATTACCATTAGATAAGGTCGAATCTCTTGAAGAATTGGTAACCATTGGTCCTCCTGGTCTCATCAAg GGGACACCCCTAGGCTTAAAGACTTCTCTGACTGCCACAGCATCTCAACCAACG GCGACTACCACGGCTAGTCAACAACTAGTTACACCAGCCCAGGAACAAGTTGAGGAGGCGACCTCTCATGATGGTAGTTCTGACGTATCTACAAAAATGCCACCTGCCAAAATTAGTGTAGTGGTCTCtccatcagcagcagcagctacTACTGGTCATACCATACCTGTTGCATCCAATATTCCTTCTCATAGCATGGCGGTGCCATCAACTATGTCAGCAGGTGTAACTTCTGTTCGAGTTACTTCCGAAATTGCAGGTGCTCCTAGTTCATCAACTGCAGGCCTTGCTAGTCCTatcaaagaagaggaaaatgggaGCCATCCTGCTCGTCGATCATCTCCGGCTTTGGCTGATGCTGGACTTGTCAGAGGAATAGGAAAGGGGGCTCTATCCAGCCAAACATTATCCAATCTTCCTCTTTCGAGCAGTTCAGTTTCTAGCAATGCAACCCTTGGTGCAGTTCCTTCTGCTTCTGACATAACAAAGAGGAATATTTTAGTAACTGATGATAGACTCGGTAGCAGTGGCTTGGTACAGCCTCCAGTAGCCCCTTTTGGCAATAGACAGGTTTTGCCACAAAACATTAAGGCTAATGATGGAAGTGCCTTGGTTGATCCTGCTAGTGTCGATAACACAGCAATAGCTGGCAGAGTATTTTCGCCTCCTGTGGTGTCCAATATGCCATGGAGGCCTGGAAGTTCCTTTCCCCAGAATGAAGCG GTGCAGTTGCGAGGGAGAACTGAAATAGCACCTGACCAGAGGGAGAAATTTTTGCAACGGCTCCAACAAGTGCAACAGCAGGGACATAGCAACCTTCTGGGCATGCCTCCACTGGCAGGAGGAAACCATAAGCAGTTCTCTCCACAGCAGCAAAACCCACTCTTGCCGCAG TTCAATGCTCCGATCGCATCAGTTGCTCCTCAAGTTGGTCTTGGATTAGGATTACAGACACCGGGTGTTAATGGGGCAGTGGCTGCCACTATTCAACAACCAAGTCCCATCCAACAGACTAGTCCACAAG GAACTGGCCTTGCTAAATTggaggagcagcagcagcaacagcaacagcagaaTATGCCTGATGAATCAACTGAGTCTGTTGCTGTTACCGGAATTGGCAAGAGCACGAATGATGATGATTTGAAATCTCCACACCCATTAGATGCTTCT GCTGGAGCAGCTGCTTCTTTCACTGAGCCTTCTCAAGTGCCTAGGGATACTGACCTATCTCCTGGACAACCTCTGCTGTCCGCTCAACCTTCTGCAAGCCTTGGTGTCATTGGGCGGAAGAGTGTTTCTGATCTTGGTGCTATAGGAGATTATCTCAGTGGATCAACTATTAGTACTAGTAGTGGAGGAATGCAAGATCAGTTATACAATCTCCAGATGCTTGAGGCTGCATATCACAGACTTCCTCAACCCAAGGACTCTGAACGGCTGAGGAGCTATGTTCCG AGGCACCCTGCTCTCACgccttctagctttcctcaagTACAGGCACCAATTGTCAATAACCCTCTCCTTTGGGATAGATTAGGTCCTGATACGCTCTTCTTTGCATTTTACTATCAGCAG AACACCTATCAACAGTATTTAGCTGCAAAAGAGTTGAAAAAGCAATCTTGGAGataccacaaaaaatacaaTACATGGTTTCAGCGGCATGAGGAGCCACAGATTGCGACTGATGAATACGAGCAAGGAACTTATGTCTATTTTGATTTCCATGTTTCAAATGATGACCTAAAACATGGATG GTGTCAGAGGATCAAGACCGAGTTCAGATTCGAGTATAACTACCTTGAAGATGAGTTGATGTCATAA